A single genomic interval of Rhododendron vialii isolate Sample 1 chromosome 3a, ASM3025357v1 harbors:
- the LOC131318598 gene encoding probable protein phosphatase 2C 55 — protein sequence MAMIVAKKRLRLVNLSETSPCGCRSVRQKIVSSKTNLKMVAGSLYLPKEDKLKPRGEDAHFMCIEEKTIGVADGVGGWAKTGVDAGEYSRELMTNSTIAVLNQPKGAVDPKQVLNEAYSNTKAQGSSTACIITLNGHTLRAVNMGDSGFMVVRGGRVIYQSPIQQWSFNCPYQLGSSKKDHPDLAMELELEVEAGDVVVAGTDGLLDNMHPSEIEEIIRPCLEQDSDSDPQQLAESIANLALYNSFDKYADTPYARAARKAGHRHRRGGKVDDITVIVALLNQMLPQQDCQLIKC from the exons ATGGCGATGATCGTTGCGAAGAAACGCCTTCGGCTTGTGAATCTCTCCGAGACTTCCCCTTGCGGATGCAGATCCGTTCGCCAAAA GATTGTTTCTAGCAAAACCAACTTGAAGATGGTTGCGGGATCGCTATACCTGCCAAAGGAAGACAAGTTGAAACCCAGAGGAGAAGATGCTCACTTCATGTGCATAGAGGAGAAAACCATTGGCGTGGCAGATGGCGTCGGCGGGTGGGCCAAGACGGGTGTGGATGCAGGGGAATACTCCCGGGAGCTCATGACTAACTCAACCATTGCAGTTCTTAACCAGCCCAAAGGAGCTGTGGATCCAAAACAGGTTTTGAATGAAGCTTATTCGAACACAAAGGCTCAAGGATCATCAACAGCTTGCATAATTACACTCAATGGCCAT ACCTTGCGCGCAGTTAACATGGGAGACAGTGGATTCATGGTGGTTCGAGGCGGAAGAGTGATATATCAATCCCCTATTCAGCAATGGAGCTTCAATTGCCCATATCAATTGGGAAGTAGCAAGAAGGACCATCCAGACTTGGCAATG GAGTTGGAATTGGAAGTAGAAGCAGGGGACGTTGTTGTAGCGGGAACAGATGGGTTGCTTGACAACATGCACCCAAGTGAGATTGAAGAAATAATAAGGCCATGTTTGGAACAAGACTCAGATTCAGATCCACAACAACTGGCTGAAAGCATTGCAAACCTTGCTTTGTATAACTCCTTCGACAAGTACGCCGACACTCCCTACGCTCGGGCAGCTAGAAAAGCAGGGCACCGCCATCGCAGGGGCGGCAAAGTGGACGATATCACCGTCATTGTTGCCTTACTCAATCAAATGTTACCACAGCAAGATTGCCAGCTGATCAAATGCTGA
- the LOC131318600 gene encoding probable protein phosphatase 2C 55, protein MIIPKKRRRLVKLSEISPYGCSAPESFNSIEPSLKMIAGSYYIPKYNESKPLGEDSHFICAEKQIFGVADGVGGWAKKGIDPGEYARELMESSVFAIEDKPEGGVNPMVVLNEAFLNTEAQGSSTACILTLKGDVLHAVNIGDSGFVVIRGWKIVYKSPVQHRRFNCPLQLGNWRDNPSMAEELKVGVIPGDIVVAGTDGLFDNLYESEIEELVFRGIHVQRNFPAELASTIAKFALINSMDRLAVCPFTIAAQEAGLEFMGGKIDDITVVVAYIGSSPN, encoded by the exons ATGATCATTCCGAAGAAGCGGCGTCGGCTCGTCAAACTCTCCGAGATTTCCCCGTATGGATGCTCTGCTCCCGAAAG CTTCAACTCGATTGAACCAAGCCTAAAAATGATTGCTGGTTCCTACTATATCCCAAAGTACAACGAGTCAAAACCACTAGGAGAAGATTCCCACTTCATTTGTGCCGAGAAACAGATATTCGGGGTAGCAGATGGAGTCGGTGGATGGGCAAAGAAGGGGATAGACCCGGGTGAATACGCGAGGGAACTTATGGAAAGTTCTGTATTTGCAATTGAAGATAAGCCTGAAGGAGGTGTTAATCCAATGGTAGTGCTAAATGAAGCTTTCCTAAATACTGAGGCCCAAGGATCATCAACAGCTTGCATTTTGACACTAAAAGGCGAT GTTTTGCACGCGGTGAACATTGGAGATAGTGGATTCGTGGTGATACGAGGCTGGAAAATCGTGTATAAATCACCGGTGCAACATCGGAGGTTTAACTGTCCACTTCAGCTAGGAAATTGGAGAGATAATCCTAGTATGGCTGAG GAGCTTAAAGTTGGTGTTATACCAGGAGACATAGTTGTAGCAGGAACCGATGGATTGTTTGACAACCTCTACGAATCCGAAATTGAGGAGTTGGTTTTCCGGGGAATCCACGTCCAGCGCAATTTTCCAGCAGAACTGGCTTCCACTATAGCCAAGTTTGCTCTTATTAACTCTATGGACAGGCTTGCTGTTTGTCCTTTTACCATAGCTGCGCAAGAAGCCGGACTTGAATTCATGGGAGGCAAAATTGACGACATAACTGTGGTTGTAGCATACATTGGATCATCTCCAAACTAG
- the LOC131319411 gene encoding probable protein phosphatase 2C 55, which yields MRKQTFGVADGVSSWVKKGIDAGEYARELMENAIFAIEDKPEGGVNPMAVLNEAFLNTEAQGSSTACILTLKGDVLHVVNIGDSGFVVIRGRRTMYKSPVQHWGFNCPFQLGNWRSNNPSMAEELKVGVIPGDIVVVGTDGLFDNLYDSKIEELVSQGIDQGNFPAELASTIAKFALTNSMDRYAVCPFTIAAQEAGLKFTGGKIDNITVVVAYIRYPD from the exons ATGAGG AAACAGACATTCGGGGTAGCAGATGGCGTCAGTTCATGGGTGAAGAAGGGGATAGACGCGGGTGAATACGCGAGGGAACTTATGGAAAATGCTATATTTGCAATTGAAGATAAGCCTGAGGGAGGTGTTAATCCAATGGCGGTGCTAAATGAAGCTTTCCTAAATACTGAGGCCCAAGGATCATCAACAGCTTGCATTTTGACGCTGAAAGGCGAT GTTTTGCACGTAGTGAACATTGGAGATAGTGGGTTTGTGGTGATACGAGGCAGGAGAACCATGTATAAATCACCGGTGCAACATTGGGGGTTTAACTGTCCATTTCAGCTAGGGAATTGGAGATCAAATAATCCTAGTATGGCTGAG GAGCTTAAAGTTGGTGTTATACCAGGAGACATAGTTGTAGTTGGAACTGATGGATTGTTTGACAACCTCTACGATTCCAAAATTGAGGAGTTGGTGAGCCAGGGAATTGACCAGGGCAATTTTCCAGCAGAACTGGCTTCCACTATAGCCAAGTTTGCTCTCACTAACTCTATGGACAGGTATGCTGTTTGTCCTTTTACCATAGCTGCGCAAGAAGCCGGACTTAAATTCACAGGAGGCAAAATCGACAACATAACTGTGGTTGTAGCGTACATTAGATATCCAGACTAG